A window of Conger conger chromosome 13, fConCon1.1, whole genome shotgun sequence contains these coding sequences:
- the LOC133108247 gene encoding complement C1q tumor necrosis factor-related protein 5-like isoform X2 has protein sequence MACKADCKGRTIAFTAKLEISDSYPFHKGPLRFTNVLVNEGQGYSPLTGAFTCPRAGFYHFTVHASTYGLAQFMINKNGQNVVSAYHTTLDDKKSQVASIGSVIQLSESDKVWVELWGPPRNDIFATEANDTVFLGFRLG, from the exons ATGGCCTGCAAAGCTGACTGCAAAG GAAGGACCATCGCCTTCACAGCAAAGCTGGAGATTTCCGACAGCTATCCGTTCCACAAGGGCCCCCTGAGGTTCACAAATGTGCTGGTGAATGAGGGACAGGGCTACAGCCCTTTAACCGGTGCATTCACCTGCCCCCGGGCCGGCTTTtaccattttactgtgcatgcGTCCACCTATGGGCTTGCACAATTTATGATCAACAAGAACGGTCAGAATGTGGTCTCAGCCTATCACACCACCTTAGACGACAAGAAGAGCCAAGTGGCCAGTATCGGCAGTGTCATTCAGCTGTCGGAGAGTGACAAGGTGTGGGTAGAGCTGTGGGGACCACCCCGAAATGACATCTTTGCCACTGAAGCCAACGACACTGTGTTCTTGGGGTTCCGTCTTGGGTAG
- the LOC133108247 gene encoding complement C1q tumor necrosis factor-related protein 5-like isoform X1: MESNQADCACNPETTDDPKPTGNRGDGPDHVKPGRTIAFTAKLEISDSYPFHKGPLRFTNVLVNEGQGYSPLTGAFTCPRAGFYHFTVHASTYGLAQFMINKNGQNVVSAYHTTLDDKKSQVASIGSVIQLSESDKVWVELWGPPRNDIFATEANDTVFLGFRLG; this comes from the exons ATGGAATCCAACCAAGCTGACTGTGCTTGCAATCCAG AGACCACTGATGACCCCAAGCCAACTGGAAACAGAGGTGATGGGCCTGACCATGTTAAGCCAG GAAGGACCATCGCCTTCACAGCAAAGCTGGAGATTTCCGACAGCTATCCGTTCCACAAGGGCCCCCTGAGGTTCACAAATGTGCTGGTGAATGAGGGACAGGGCTACAGCCCTTTAACCGGTGCATTCACCTGCCCCCGGGCCGGCTTTtaccattttactgtgcatgcGTCCACCTATGGGCTTGCACAATTTATGATCAACAAGAACGGTCAGAATGTGGTCTCAGCCTATCACACCACCTTAGACGACAAGAAGAGCCAAGTGGCCAGTATCGGCAGTGTCATTCAGCTGTCGGAGAGTGACAAGGTGTGGGTAGAGCTGTGGGGACCACCCCGAAATGACATCTTTGCCACTGAAGCCAACGACACTGTGTTCTTGGGGTTCCGTCTTGGGTAG